In Vespa velutina chromosome 1, iVesVel2.1, whole genome shotgun sequence, the following proteins share a genomic window:
- the LOC124947933 gene encoding cilia- and flagella-associated protein 44 isoform X1, with the protein MINTDDEIDALENFPKDQENNDETISKENVQKYYDVETHISKPFRVKNGTVPINILEFDYSFSYDCQKYFNFCVADPNTIIFASGNIIHFLDVITKRIWFRRSATGGGIGHIIKNPIFNHIAIGENGIDPPIIIYNWPSMEIITCLFGGTKRQYSHLHYSSDGLLLVSQGGDPDYFITIWKWEESKILLQCKSHSQSVFNVMFSTFVPGSLISCGSGHIKFWRMAQTFTGLKLKGGSGRFGRTEISDIIGAYQMPDKKVISGCEWGNILLWDEDLIKFEISRKNKKFCHTKPIVQFEYINAELFTVGMDGFIRVWFYETIDLANPEPENPFLEIQPIYEFCITENDSKNLKKNAMLMGIQKQEPNDPDNTFWYAQDGNGGLWLIDLNTFKEPEVSKKIFTCHAGAISDMDVAQWGPFVATIGIDGRLHIYNYAKKKLILIYHFRDSGKQVIWLPCKIDATGSALICAFDSGVIRIVIVAVLTANEHNNIKENFTKLVQVLKPHSQSINVMSMNPSYSLLVTGSDDSTIFVFNICTTSTYPTLQPIGYIKMPSGITCMMWKPEHESTLLFGCMRGDWGEVQLPQSPQSYVKISYELTLCKPALFKFHSVKSALRIDILKKAIENKKMIKIAKKLEEMEKIKEANPGIEIDEETFLMDSEEDPPLPEIYIPEIPNKVLMIQYTNQETVWLSMAGFDAGYMYEYPVPEKNKVIGPEPIKSTIICDGDDTEIRSCLSYKQGKYLFLGMECGEIRVCKINPKDHTDLSDYWILPMHDNYNGYIPKMLLSYDHTMLLTCGHDGNLFSYRINDDTADEIIDIPQPSVPVRSLDDIHGVEDIEEPEYPTLENFIVKTEHDKVLALAKEKKEKTYQILHELTAKYSKIVDRNRNLLKSQQIPHENFELDPRITADLNKQLEMKMDLVHRKKAFQAEKSTLALKKLMDHFIEPITCIPFAVSRILKPDTMVHSIREHKLDSNFESIYAEVINCIERSKKSMIKKEKELTTEEIEGEEKQKIKDAESFLKSLNLSGIEDKLTTQIIHMLEKYKTWRAKLEERQREWNLMPKKELDPNINHPDDIAAIKLAKQTIGVYNLKDSPKLEVQDHIENLTMIKYKQYLDCKKRLHYLRDNFNTRLKKVRADKQALYSKVLQLIKTLKKIHAEIPKSNIKSLPNVPITDNDIEFPEENLQFEQYVSITEQAKHYKESISIYEIPDSTNDLIDEEYEVLLLEKKITDASEGLSFSEPSIPDISEKKIRIKSIVHPKLLQGLSFADHTETGWEHEMKHSRMLRKIYEQDCILRYIENTYKEFDKQLDELEEERLDIIAESIYMNLHLLTLHQEFIILREYEEKETLLRKNVDEKLEEEAAIIQKIHATSNKIERKKKNITKLQESIQDIAYEYLTSIQNNKFQNFLRKIFKKKYKLPKEHDDAESSSTTTTETSSEEDDEGSIDSKDMGYIYFDENVCPVGCDKALYEMAFVMREKRYEHEYEIKEENKTIEKLQKEIEMDTKKLKIFKDLLKANVDELKEFMLEKQRKLNDIDVTIILKFHQLQHFINSYTVSSIRESIVFDKTKLSHLHDRVGELQQETFNLYAKQKTNKAHLYRMKIDCKHMKSEIKNLKNKIKEEMKKKFGQPISLTNMYETVLQRMIYNIKSDLSEIMKSYEEQLKCIKEKYNEQVMVLKKLIQDNTEKLSFLIILEEEQLALRKVLKQVPISEEEMLKIELQYKGDIIKLETILASQKEQKELFLTDIKNLSMKSGALPPIYHKSDYKKNLNESEINKFATDTVNSNNCEITMSSSNVRKSNLATLIHYLISRVIESFLGTEQAELLKQEMFENIVSSFTSISNTEEIQTCVEEVIKYIENVLPINERETIDVVREAIKESLYDIIQRKITLDTNVEQLIDNDKKKIEE; encoded by the exons CTCAGatggattattattagtttctcAAGGAGGAGATccagattattttattacaatttggAAATGGGAAGAGTCCaagattttattacaatgtaAATCCCACTCTCAGAGTGTTTTTAATGTAATGTTTTCTACGTTTGTACCTGGCAGTTTAATTTCATGTGGTTCAGGACATATTAAATTTTGGAGAATGGCTCAAACTTTTACTGGTCTTAAACTTAAAGGTGGATCTGGTAGGTTTGGAAGAACTGAAATTTCAGACATTATTGGAGCTTATCAAATGCCTGATAAAAag GTAATATCAGGTTGTGAATGgggtaatattttattatgggATGAAGACttgattaaatttgaaatttctagaaaaaataaaaaattttgtcatACAAAGCCTATTGTACAATTTGAATATATCAATGCAGAGCTCTTCACTGTTG gaATGGATGGTTTTATACGAGTTTGGTTTTATGAAACTATAGATTTGGCAAATCCAGAACCAGAAAATCCATTCCTTGAAATACAACCAATTTACGAGTTCTGCATCACTGAGAATGACAgcaaaaatttaaaaaaaaatgcaatgcTAATGGGCATACAAAAACAAGAGCCCAATGATCCTGACAATACTTTTTGGTATGCTCAG gaTGGCAATGGTGGTTTATGGTTAATAGACttaaatacttttaaagaACCAGAAGTatcaaaaaagatatttacttGTCATGCAGGAGCTATAAGTGATATGGATGTTGCACAATGGGGACCATTTGTTGCAACTATCGGTATAGATGGtcgtttacatatttataattatgcaaaaaagaaattaattcttatttatcattttcgtgATTCTGGTAAACAAGTTATATGGCTTCCGTGTAAA aTCGATGCAACTGGATCTGCACTTATATGTGCTTTTGATAGTGGTGTTATTCGTATAGTTATTGTAGCAGTATTAACTGCTAatgaacataataatataaaagaaaacttcaCTAAATTAGTTCAAGTTTTGAAACCACATTCACAATCTATTAATGTAATGTCAATGAATCCATCATACAg TTTATTAGTAACAGGTAGTGATGATTCCactatatttgtatttaatatttgtactACTTCTACCTATCCTACTCTTCAGCCAATTGGTTATATTAAAATGCCTTCAGGGATAACTTGTATGATGTGGAAACCTGAacat gaaTCAACATTATTGTTTGGATGTATGAGGGGGGATTGGGGAGAAGTTCAATTACCACAATCACCGCAATCATATGTTAAAATCAGTTATGAACTTACACTTTGTAAGCCTGCTCTATTTAAGTTTCATTCTGTAAAATCAGCTTTAAGAATCGATATACTCAAGAAggcgattgaaaataaaaagatgataaaaatagcAAAGAAACtcgaagaaatggaaaaaataaaagaagcaaATCCTGGGATTGAAATTGATGAAGAAACTTTTTTAA tgGACTCTGAAGAAGATCCACCTCTTCCAGAAATTTACATCCCAGAAATACCAAACAAAGTTTTAATGATTCAATATACCAATCAAGAAACAGTGTGGTTATCAATGGCTGGTTTTGATGCAGggtatatgtatgaatatccAGTAccagaaaaaaacaaagttatAGGACCGGAACCAATTAAATCTACCATAATCTGTGATGGAGATGATACAGAAATAAGAAGTTGTCTTTCATA TAAACagggaaaatatttgtttttggGAATGGAATGTGGTGAAATCAGagtttgtaaaattaatcCAAAAGATCATACAGATCTTTCAGATTATTGGATTTTACCTATGCATGACAATTATAACGGATACATACCAAAAATGTTACTTAGTTATGATCATACAATGCTTCTTACGTGCGGACACGAtggaaatcttttttcttatagaatCAATGATGATACGGCTGatgaaataatagatataccGCAACCAAGCGTACCTGTGCGATCG TTGGATGATATACATGGTGTGGAAGATATAGAAGAACCCGAATATCCTACTCtggaaaattttattgtaaaaactGAACATGACAAAGTTTTAGCTttagcaaaagagaaaaaagaaaaaacttatcAGATATTACATGAATTAACTgcaaaatattcgaaaatagtAGATAG GAATCGAAATCTATTAAAGTCACAGCAAATTCCAcatgaaaattttgaattagATCCACGAATCACTGCAGATTTGAATAAGCAATTGGAAATGAAAATGGATTTAGTACACAGAAAAAAAGCATTTCAAGCTGAAAAGAGTACACTTGCCTTAAAAAAGCTAATGGATCACTTTATTGAACCTATTACTTGTATACCTTTTGCTGTTTCTAGAATAct aaaacCAGATACAATGGTACACTCGATACGAGAACATAAACTGGATAGTAATTTTGAAAGTATTTATGCAGAAGTCATAAATTGCAttgaaagaagtaaaaaatcaatgat aaaaaaggaaaaggaattgACAACAGAAGAAattgaaggagaagaaaaacaaaagataaaagatgcAGAAAGCTTTCTGAAAAGTCTTAATCTTTCTGGCATAGAGGATAAGCTAACCACACAAATAATTCAtatgttagaaaaatataaaacatggAGAGCAAAATTGGAAGAACGTCAAAGAGaa tgGAACTTGATgccaaaaaaagaattggatcCTAATATTAATCATCCAGATGATATAGCAGCTATTAAGTTGGCAAAACAAACGATTggtgtatataatttaaaagattcaCCAAAATTAGAAGTACAAGATCATATAGAAAACTTAACAATGATTAAATACAAGCAATATTTAGATTGCAAAAAGAGG CTTCATTATCTACGTGATAATTTCAATACAAGATTAAAGAAAGTTAGAGCAGATAAACAAGCTTTGTATTCAAAAGTtttgcaattaattaaaacattaaagaaaattcatgcAGAAATAccaaaaagtaatataaaatctttaccTAATGTACCTATAACTGATAATGATATTGAATTTCCTGAAGAAAATTTGCAA TTTGAACAATATGTATCAATCACGGAACAAGCAAAACATTACAAAGAatcaatatctatatatgaaaTTCCTGATTCAACGAATGACTTAATAGATGAGGAATatgaagttttattattagaaaaaaaaattacggaTGCAAGTGAGGGACTTAGTTTTTCAGAGCCAAGTATTCCAGATATatctgagaaaaaaattagaatcaaGTCAATTGTTCATCCAAAATTATTACAAGGATTGAGTTTTGCTGATCATACTGAAACAGGATGGGAACATGAAATGAAACATTCTCGTATGTTGCGTAAAATTTATGAACAAGATtgtattttacgatatattgaaaatacttACAAAGAATTTGATAAACAATTGGACGAATTAGAGGAAGAAAGACTTGATATTATTgcagaaagtatatatatgaatttgcATTTGCTAACACTTCATCAAGAATTTATCATATTGAgagaatatgaagaaaaagaaactttattaagaaaaaatgttgatgaaaaattagaagaagaagctgCTATAATACAAAAG ATACATGCAACtagtaataaaatagaacgtaaaaagaaaaatattactaaatTGCAGGAATCAATACAAGATATCGCTTACGAATATTTGACAAGTATCCAAAATAATAAGTTTCAAAACtttttacgtaaaatatttaaaaaaaaatacaaattgcCAAAAGAGCATGATG aCGCTGAGTCATCAAGTACTACAACGACTGAAACAAGTTCCGAAGAAGATGACGAAGGAAGCATTGACAGTAAAGATAtgggatatatttattttgatgagAATGTATGTCCTGTAGGATGTGACAAAGCATTATATGAAATGGCATTTGTTATGAGAGAAAAACGTTATGAACATGAATATGAGattaaagaggaaaataagacAATAGAAAAGttacagaaagaaatagaaatggataccaaaaaattaaaaatctttaaagaTTTACTTAAAGCAAATGTTGacgaattaaaagaatttatg ttggagaaacaaagaaaattgaatgataTAGATGTGACAATAATTCTTAAATTTCATCAATtacaacattttattaattcttatacCGTATCAAGTATACGAGAATCTATTGTatttgataaaacaaaattatctcATTTACATGATAGAGTAGGAGAATTACAACAAGAAACATTCAACTTATATGCTAAACAaaa GACTAATAAAGCCCATCtatatagaatgaaaattGATTGTAAGCATATGAAGAGTGAAatcaaaaatttgaaaaataaaataaaagaagagatgaaaaagaagtttGGTCAACCGATATCATTAACAAATATGTATGAAACAGTATTACAAAGAAtgatctataatattaaaagtgaTTTATCTGAAATTATGAAATCATATGAAGAACAacttaaat gtattaaagaaaaatataatgaacaagtaatggtattaaaaaaacttattcaagataatacagaaaaattaagttttttaattatcttagaGGAAGAACAATTAGCTCTTAGAAAAGTTTTGAAACAAGTCCCCATATCTGAA gaagaaatgttaaaaatcgAATTACAGTACAAAGGAGATATAATAAAGTTAGAGACCATTCTTGCTAGTCAAAAAGAGCAGAAAGAGCTATTTCTTactgatataaaaaatcttaGTATGAAGTCAGGAGCATTACCTCCTATTTATCATAAATccgattataagaaaaatttgaatgaaagtgaaataaataaatttgcaaCTGATAcag TAAACTCGAATAATTGCGAAATAACTATGTCATCATCAAATGttagaaaaagtaatttgGCAACTTTg atccACTATCTGATATCACGAGTCATAGAATCCTTCTTGGGAACAGAACAAGCAGAGCTATTGAAACaagaaatgtttgaaaatattgtgTCAAGCTTCACAAGTATTAGTAATACTGAAGAAATTCAAACATGTGTCGAGGAagttatcaaatatattgaaaacgTTCTTCCaattaatgaaagagaaacgatagaTGTCGTGCGTGAAGCAATTAAAGAAAGTTTATATGACATTATACAAAG AAAAATAACCTTAGATACAAATGTAGAACAACTtatagataatgataaaaaaaaaattgaagaataa